The genomic window GTTATAAACTGCGATACGGAAACCTGTAGGGTATGCATCGTTAGTTGATTGACTTTTATTTAAATGGTCATTTGGGTTTAGGAACTCATATTCCCCTTTTTTATGTCCCATTAATTCAAGGCCAATATTTGCTAGAACTTCATTGGTATTCATGTTCAGTGATGTACCTGCACCACCTTGGAATACGTCAACAGGAAACTGATCCATACATTTCCCTGTATTAAGAACAACATCACATGCTTTAATGATGGTGTCCGCGACATTACGAGGAATTGTATGAAGCTCTTTGTTCGCCATTGCTGCCGCTTTTTTCACCATTACCATGCCGCGAATAAATTCAGGAACATCGTTAATGGTGCGGTCACTGATATAAAAGTTTTCAATCGCACGCAGAGTATGAACACCATAGTAGGCATCAGATGGAACTTCTTTCTGACCTAATAGGTCTTCTTCGATACGAGTATTATTTGACATGAGAACCTTCTTAATTAGATTGCAGTTACTGTCTATTTATGTACTTTTAGAGAATGTATATACCGTAAAACAAAAAATATTAGGTGTTAATCACCTGTTAATTCATTATAAGCAATATGATCTACTACTTTATGAGTAGATCATATGCCTTTTAGAAAGTCCTGCTTGAACCTAGATCACTATATAGTTTGATTCATGTAACAGATTTCTAAAAATGTGACCAATTTCACAGATAAGGCCAGAAAAATGAGAAAAGTCCGTGAGTTGAAAAATTTTTTAATGGCCCCAAATACTAAAATATAACTATACTCTGACTATAATAAGTCGCATCCATGTTACTTATGGTGCAATGAAGAAGTATGACGAGTATGAATGAAAAAGCGACTGTTGTTGTTTGTCTCTTAGATATAGCTCACAAAGGTTTTCCAAGGGGCGAGAATTAATTAATAGCTTATTGAAATAAAGGAGAACTTGTGCGCTGGTTACCTCTCATCTTTATCTGTCTTCTTATCTATATTGAAGCCACTATTTTTGTCCATGTCGCTTCCGCGATTGGTGTTTTGACAACACTCATTCTGGTTGTTTTAACATCATGTTTGGGTGTTTCACTGGTAAAAAATCAGGGCATGAAAAATGTTTTACAGATCCAGCAAAAAATAGCGGCTGGTGAAAGCCCTGCGTCAGAAATGATTAAAAGTGTTGCATTAGTGCTTGCAGGAATTTTATTAATTATCCCGGGATTTTTTACCGACTTTCTTGGGTTGCTATTATTATTACCACCAGTTCAAAAATTGTTTGTAACGCGTTTTTTGCCACATATTCGTGTTTTTCAATCAGGAAGTAGCTTCTCTTCTGGGCGCGCTAATCCTTTTCAACAAGGTGATACCTTTGAAGGAGAATTCCAACGTAAACAGGATGATCCATCATATAAACTTGATCAATCTAATGATCCAGATAAATCAGAAGATAACGATAAGCCTAAATATTAATTCCCTGTAAAAAAGGAAAGATAAAAACAAAAATTTTTATCTTTCCCCCCTTGAAGTCTTTCTAAGCAGCCCCAATCTCCCTAAACATGGTACTAGTAATTGAAACTACAAACATACTGGTATTGTCCTTTTACTTGTGTGGACTTTATTTATAGGAGAACTATTAATGAAAATTCGTCCATTGCATGACCGTGTTATCGTCAAGCGTAAAGAAGTTGAATCTAAATCTGCCGGTGGAATCGTTCTAACAGGCACTGCAGCAGGTAAATCTACGCGTGGTGAAGTTCTTGCTGTTGGTAATGGCCGCATCCTCGAAAATGGTGAAATTAAAGCTCTGGATGTGAAAGTCGGTGACATCGTTATTTTTAACGACGGTTATGGCGTGAAAGCTGAGAAAATTGACAACGAAGAAGTGCTGATTATGTCAGAAAGCGACATTTTAGCGATTGTTGAAGCTTAATTTTCAATTAGATCTTCTCAACGAACGAAAAGAATTTAAAGGAAAGAAATAATGGCAGCTAAAGACGTTAAATTTGGTAATGATGCTCGTGTAAAAATGCTTCGTGGTGTGAATGTTCTTGCCGATGCAGTAAAAGTAACATTGGGTCCAAAAGGCCGTAACGTAGTTCTGGATAAATCATTTGGTTCACCAGTAATCACTAAAGATGGTGTATCTGTTGCACGTGAAATCGAATTAGAAGATAAATTCGAAAACATGGGTGCACAAATGGTGAAAGAAGTTGCATCTAAAGCGAATGATGCAGCGGGTGACGGTACAACAACCGCAACAGTTCTAGCACAAGCTATCGTAACTGAAGGTCTTAAAGCCGTTGCTGCGGGTATGAACCCAATGGATCTGAAACGTGGTATTGACAAAGCTGTCACTGCTGCGGTTGAAGAACTAAAAACACTGTCTGTTCCATGTGCAGATACTAAAGCAATCGCTCAAGTTGGTACTATTTCAGCAAACTCTGATGAAACTGTTGGTAAGCTGATTGCAGAAGCAATGGAAAAAGTTGGTAAAGAAGGTGTCATCACTGTAGAAGAAGGCACGGGTCTTGAAGACGAACTAGATGTTGTTGAAGGTATGCAGTTTGACCGCGGTTACCTGTCTCCTTACTTCATCAACAAACCAGAAACTGGTGTTGTAGAATTGGATAATCCATTCATTCTGCTTGTTGATAAAAAAGTTTCTAACATTCGTGAACTGTTGCCAGTTCTTGAAGGTGTAGCAAAAGCAAGCAAACCACTTTTGATTATTGCAGAAGATGTTGAAGGTGAAGCACTTGCAACTCTCGTCGTTAACACCATGCGTGGTATTGTTAAAGTTGCAGCGGTTAAAGCACCAGGTTTCGGTGATCGTCGTAAAGCAATGCTACAAGATATTGCTATCCTAACTAATGGTACTGTTATTTCTGAAGAAATCGGTATGGAGCTTGAAAAAGCAACATTAGAAGATCTAGGTCAAGCAAAACGTGTTGTTATCAACAAAGATACTACAACCATTATTGATGGTGTTGGTGATGAGGCTGCAATAGCAGGCCGCGTTGCTCAAATCCGTCAACAAATCGAAGAATCAACTTCAGATTATGACCGCGAAAAACTACAAGAGCGCGTTGCTAAACTAGCAGGCGGTGTTGCAGTTATTAAAGTTGGTGCAGCAACAGAAGTTGAAATGAAAGAAAAACGTGCTCGTGTTGATGATGCTCTGCATGCAACTCGTGCTGCGGTTGAAGAAGGTGTTGTTGCTGGTGGTGGTACTGCGTTAGTTCGCGTTGCGGCTAAACTGGATGCACTAAAAGGCGATAACGAAGAACAAAACGTTGGTATTCGTGTTGCACTGCGTGCAATGGAAGCACCAATGCGCCAAATCGTTGCTAACGCAGGTGAAGAACCATCTGTTGTTGTAAACAATGTTAAAGCATCTAAAGGTAACGAAGGTTACAACGCTGCAACAGACACTTACGGCGACATGATCGAAATGGGTATTTTGGACCCAACTAAAGTAACGCGTTCTGCACTGCAATTTGCTGCATCAATCGCAGGCCTGATGATTACTACAGAAGCAATGATCACTGATCTACCAAAAGATGACGGCCCTGATTTAGGTGGTGCTGGCATGGGTGGTATGGGCGGAATGGGCGGTATGATGTAGTGTGACGAGAGTCAGCTAGCCGAGCGGGCTACGTCCATAGTGAGTGCTATTCTGAATAGGTGGTACTCACTCCCAACCCGCATTAATTAGCACAAATATAATAAATACCCGATGTTCCGGACTTTAAATGCTGCCGGAACATCGGTGCTCTGCTCTGTGAATCCCTTACTTCCTAATATGATTTTAAAGTCAGAGATCCTTAAACTTACAAAGTTATTCAATTTTGTAACGTCCAAAAAAATACCTACTGAAGTGACCCCATAAAGTCAGATTTATTATTCATAACTAAAATTACTAAATTTTATCTTTTGGGATCATTCTCTTTTAAGGCGGTAAAAATCCTTTCCATAGTTGAATTATCTAGATAGTTTTCTCATCAAGATATACTTTTAATCTCATTACATTCAATTAGTAGCTGTTGTTAATAAATTATTAACAAAGGCACTAAGACGATAATTTTACGAATGTAACAGAATTTCAAGGTGTTCAATAACTGAACCACTAGATGGTTTCATCAAACTTATGTTGAACCAATAAAACTGAAAGATTATTATATTATTGATAAATAAATGTTATGTATTTCATTGTAATACAAAAAATTGATAAATATTTATTTATTGAAATAAATGACTTATTAATGGGCTTTTTATCTCTATTTTTAAACTATCCGGAAGTGTAATAATTAATTTAATGATAAAACAATGAATTACGAAAGTGGCATTGTAAGATTATTCCTAATCATTTTTTCGCTCAATGTACATAGCATTTTTTATTTAATTTTAATGGGTTAGCTGTTTTTAACAAAAAAACGAAAAAAACCGAAAGGAATATCCACTTTTTATCTATCCTATTAAGAATAAACGAAAGGATTAAATAACAAGATTACAATTTTTTTACGCTGAGTCACTTATCCTACGAGGTTCGGATTATTCCTAAGTATTTACACCTCATTACCCCCTCTATATTATCTCCACTAACCGAAATCACCATGCGCATTGGCTGAACATAATGGAATTGAGCAAAGATTATCTTGCTCTTATGTAAACTGACATTTGTTATACTGTTAAAGGACGTATTATGCCAACTCCA from Providencia sneebia DSM 19967 includes these protein-coding regions:
- a CDS encoding FxsA family protein, whose protein sequence is MRWLPLIFICLLIYIEATIFVHVASAIGVLTTLILVVLTSCLGVSLVKNQGMKNVLQIQQKIAAGESPASEMIKSVALVLAGILLIIPGFFTDFLGLLLLLPPVQKLFVTRFLPHIRVFQSGSSFSSGRANPFQQGDTFEGEFQRKQDDPSYKLDQSNDPDKSEDNDKPKY
- a CDS encoding co-chaperone GroES, whose protein sequence is MKIRPLHDRVIVKRKEVESKSAGGIVLTGTAAGKSTRGEVLAVGNGRILENGEIKALDVKVGDIVIFNDGYGVKAEKIDNEEVLIMSESDILAIVEA
- the groL gene encoding chaperonin GroEL (60 kDa chaperone family; promotes refolding of misfolded polypeptides especially under stressful conditions; forms two stacked rings of heptamers to form a barrel-shaped 14mer; ends can be capped by GroES; misfolded proteins enter the barrel where they are refolded when GroES binds), producing the protein MAAKDVKFGNDARVKMLRGVNVLADAVKVTLGPKGRNVVLDKSFGSPVITKDGVSVAREIELEDKFENMGAQMVKEVASKANDAAGDGTTTATVLAQAIVTEGLKAVAAGMNPMDLKRGIDKAVTAAVEELKTLSVPCADTKAIAQVGTISANSDETVGKLIAEAMEKVGKEGVITVEEGTGLEDELDVVEGMQFDRGYLSPYFINKPETGVVELDNPFILLVDKKVSNIRELLPVLEGVAKASKPLLIIAEDVEGEALATLVVNTMRGIVKVAAVKAPGFGDRRKAMLQDIAILTNGTVISEEIGMELEKATLEDLGQAKRVVINKDTTTIIDGVGDEAAIAGRVAQIRQQIEESTSDYDREKLQERVAKLAGGVAVIKVGAATEVEMKEKRARVDDALHATRAAVEEGVVAGGGTALVRVAAKLDALKGDNEEQNVGIRVALRAMEAPMRQIVANAGEEPSVVVNNVKASKGNEGYNAATDTYGDMIEMGILDPTKVTRSALQFAASIAGLMITTEAMITDLPKDDGPDLGGAGMGGMGGMGGMM